In the Plasmodium chabaudi chabaudi strain AS genome assembly, chromosome: 13 genome, one interval contains:
- a CDS encoding zinc finger protein, putative yields the protein MVYATLLSEEDLSRFRTKQCKRLLNGGCNFGLDRCQYSHNEFWNRRCPFYLSDSSFIRYITVMCPNIETKSDGSINSVCLRGGECPFAHSTEEILYHPLFYKTKRCEDYKKGSCNTYYCPYVHGLAETRVPGTYKLPFTNGIDIPNIPNVIIVDKIDISNKNNNLAHNNKYGKHTYTANKADSHFDTRSKNNSGTNGYANDSYYQKKLDCETTSAFSTIDSIFDKNDVFKNTCDKIEMGEMNENNLVKYSKDDINFNMFLEKNNFEKTNGSINGNNNYGTTISNEACPTNFCKNSNSEMNIKFSNCNIKDNNMHWYKNNNKYSSINSDNLNEFIPGKNSYIHGSQNYLSYSAMNVNDSFNTHNNNGSFHEKLNSDDRSISSKYTQNAHKMNNNYNMEKHKQNYSICSTTTHEICFNEHEGTSNELIDGDEEYMETEDNLNEFIFKNKNMDKLLNNERNNSSGIDIRDANISCNTFESIKGGNIDNSDNCGENNELSLLEVIKYLKILYEKISKGNVAFTHEQWGSVAQITYDIIGIIEFNKAIKIKNLQTDLKTTTYNDINKAHIFETSKNFTINKNANIKGEQIEEHQYGGAKNIQINENEKNRNAKLGINGRTIIEEIEMINKQNNSNDNIVNTNNSEHNVSLENEINNVASNDSMMNTVTMNMLNFSVDNSDGIDDKNKIAHQYKDTKTKQDNFNDNLNLDLLNVRDHVKTNFGDLNNDQNALKDAHFLDYYNFNPNSINFGDEKDISEKISPQQPLVSFFAFLSE from the coding sequence ATGGTATATGCTACTTTATTAAGCGAAGAAGATCTCAGCAGGTTTAGAACAAAACAATGTAAGCGATTACTAAATGGAGGATGCAATTTTGGATTAGATAGATGCCAGTATAGTCATAATGAATTTTGGAATAGAAGATGCCCATTCTATTTAAGTGATTCATCATTTATTCGTTATATAACAGTTATGTGCCCAAATATTGAAACCAAAAGTGATGGATCTATAAATAGTGTATGTTTAAGAGGAGGAGAATGCCCTTTTGCTCATTCAACagaagaaatattatatcatccgttattttataaaacaaaaagatGTGAAGATTACAAAAAAGGGTCATGTAACACTTACTATTGTCCTTATGTTCATGGATTAGCTGAAACAAGAGTCCCCGGAACTTACAAATTGCCTTTCACAAATGGTATTGATATACCTAATATTCCAAATGTAATAATTGTAGATAAAATTGATATAAGTAAcaagaataataatttggcacataataacaaatatgGAAAACACACCTATACTGCTAACAAAGCTGATTCGCATTTTGATACTCGAAGTAAAAACAATAGCGGAACAAACGGATATGCAAATGATtcatattatcaaaaaaagtTGGATTGTGAAACAACTAGTGCTTTTTCAACTATTGACAGTATTTTTGACAAAAAtgatgtttttaaaaatacttGTGATAAGATAGAAATGGGAGAGatgaatgaaaataatttagtaaaatattctaaagatgatataaattttaatatgtttctagaaaaaaataattttgaaaaaacaaatgggTCGATTAATGGAAATAACAATTATGGTACCACAATTTCTAATGAAGCATGTCCTACGAATTTTTGCAAAAATAGTAATTCagaaatgaatataaaattttcaaattgcAATATTAAAGACAATAATATGCATtggtataaaaataataataaatattcaagTATAAACTCAGATAATTTGAACGAATTTATACCTggaaaaaattcatatattcatGGGTCTCAAAACTATCTTTCTTATTCTGCTATGAATGTTAATGATAGTTTTAACacacataataataatggcaGTTTtcatgaaaaattaaatagcGATGATAGAAGTATTTCTTCAAAATATACTCAAAATGCtcataaaatgaataataattataatatggaaaaacataaacaaaattattctATCTGCAGTACTACTACCCATgaaatttgttttaatgAACACGAGGGAACCAGTAATGAACTTATTGATGGTGATGAGGAATATATGGAAACTGAAgacaatttaaatgaattcatttttaaaaataaaaatatggataaattattaaacaatgaaagaaataatagTTCAGGAATTGATATAAGAGATGCCAATATCAGCTGCAATACATTTGAATCGATTAAAGGGGGTAATATTGATAATAGTGATAATTGTggtgaaaataatgaattgaGTTTATTAGaagttattaaatatttgaaaatattatatgaaaaaatttcaaaagGAAATGTTGCTTTTACACATGAACAATGGGGTAGTGTTGCACAAATAACATATGACATAATTGGTATAATTGAATTTAATAAAGccataaaaattaagaatTTACAAACCGATTTAAAGACAACCacatataatgatataaataaagcacatatatttgaaaCATCTAAAAATTTTACTATCAATAAAAATGCTAATATAAAGGGGGAACAAATTGAAGAACATCAATATGGTGGTGCTAAAAATATccaaataaatgaaaacgaaaaaaacaGAAATGCAAAATTAGGAATAAATGGACGAACAATAATAGAAGAAAtagaaatgataaataaacaaaataattctaATGATAACATTGTAAACACTAATAATAGTGAACATAATGTGTCTTTGGAAAATGAGATAAATAATGTAGCATCAAATGATTCGATGATGAATACTGTCACTATGAATATGCTAAATTTTTCTGTAGATAATTCTGATGGAattgatgataaaaataagattGCTCATCAATACAAGGATACCAAAACAAAGCAAGACAATTTTAATGACAATCTAAATTTAGATTTACTAAATGTTAGAGATCACgttaaaacaaattttggAGATTTGAATAATGATCAAAATGCTTTAAAAGATGCCCATTTTTTGgattattacaattttaatcCAAATAGTATAAATTTTGGAGACGAAAAGGATATCTCGGAAAAAATATCTCCACAACAACCCCTTGTTTCCTTCTTCGCATTTTTATCAgagtaa
- a CDS encoding telomere length and silencing protein 1, putative, whose product MIKNRKIKNSNNNYKRRTPIEQDETLKEAENCNKDKNGDEDNKLLKLKTSKSLKEFQNMRLKKKGINADNLIGEKKELEKSEKSDKLLEKNFTKNLTEKEIEEAHIQLFIQNNMKEFYEQIDNKEENDEEKFDEEKKENYNDIIKNLYKLPDDLKVKTSTNNTQERLNCFTGINEVPLPLEMKLKNIEETEKIKRQLLKKAKFMNTKTK is encoded by the coding sequence atgataaaaaatagaaagattaaaaatagtaacaaTAACTATAAACGAAGAACCCCAATAGAACAAGATGAGACATTGAAAGAAGCAGAGAATTgtaataaagataaaaatgggGATGAAgacaataaattattaaaactaAAGACATCAAAAAGTCTTAAAgaatttcaaaatatgagattaaaaaaaaaaggaataaatGCTGATAACTTAATTGgtgaaaaaaaggaattagaaaaaagtgaaaaaagtgataaattattagaaaaaaattttacaaaaaatttaacagaaaaagaaatagaaGAAGCACATATACAActttttatacaaaataatatgaaagaattttatgaacaaattgataataaagaagaaaatgatgaagaaaaatttgacgaagaaaaaaaagaaaattataatgatatcattaaaaatttatacaaattacCCGACGATTTAAAAGTTAAAACATCCACAAATAATACACAAGAAAGATTGAACTGTTTCACAGGGATAAATGAAGTACCATTGCCATTGgaaatgaaattaaaaaatattgaagagactgaaaaaattaaaagacaacttttaaaaaaggcaaaatttatgaataCGAAAACTAAGTAG
- a CDS encoding derlin-1, putative, translating into MVQLGELLSNIPLITRVYLILSSILMVLCSLDIISPLSLYLNWNLVLNEHQYWRLITCFLYFGSFGLHFFWDIYVLIYYCSSLEDVTFRNNSADFLWMIIVSCFMLLMVSYIFGGIYFYSSCIINVITYVWSKNNSSTRLTIFFFTIKASYLPWVLTILSLIVDYNSNDNFFGILVGHIYFFFTSVFPLMPIAKNTQIFKTPYLLKWMLRQEEGHRTA; encoded by the exons atggTCCAACTCGGTGAGCTATTAAGTAACATTCCGTTAATAACTCGAGTGTATCTTATTCTTTCTTCAATTTTGATGGTTTTATGTTCTCTTGATATAATATCACCATTAAGTTTGTATTTGAATTGGAACTTAGTATTGAACGAACATCAG TATTGGAGATTAATTACCTGCTTTTTGTACTTTGGGTCTTTTGGACTACACTTTTTTTGGGATATCTATGTATT aatatattattgtagTTCCCTTGAAGATGTGACATTTAGAAATAACTCAGCTGACTTTTTGTGGATGATAATAGTGTCATGCTTCATGCTATTG atgGTTTCATACATATTCGGAGGAATATACTTCTATAGCAGTTGTATTATAAACGTGATTACGTATGTGTGGAGCAAGAACAATTCTTCTACAAGGTTGACGATATTCTTCTTTACGATAAAAGCTTCTTATCTTCCATG GGTTTTGACAATCTTATCTCTTATCGTGGATTACAATTCAAATGATAACTTTTTTGGAATATTAGTTGGGcacatttatttcttttttactAGCGTTTTTCCCCTTATGCCCATCGCAAAAAACACGCAAATTTTTAAGACTCCTTATCTCCt GAAATGGATGTTAAGACAAGAAGAAGGACATAGAACAGCATAG
- a CDS encoding leucine-rich repeat protein yields MNTIELSYKDYGSVCTFSPDNDSLNEESSDELNISERKKNLSDNLSKDEDNKVEKYIKLENTKKIWAGTNEIIFYKKKDLLELNKIIYKCDDDKEINVSSNSKVLNLNNNNLTHLDFLNDLLNHIYKTKNLESSIIYSNIISLDISFNKLELINNDILMLNNLQVLYLHSNKIENISEIQKLQALTNLKKLTLENNPLVNVFNKFYRSFIIHYLPQIKSLDFQEITKIEKNKAGIGFNMHKYKFNLE; encoded by the exons ATGAATACAATAGAATTAAGTTATAAGGACTACGGAAGTGTTTGTACATTTTCCCCAGACAATGACTCATTg AATGAAGAAAGCAGTGATGAGCTGAATATCTCagaaaggaaaaaaaatttaagtgATAACTTAAGTAAAGATGAAGATAATAAagtagaaaaatatataaaattagaaaatacgaaaaaaatatgggcAGGgacaaatgaaataattttttataaaaaaaaagatttacttgaattaaacaaaataatttataaatgtgATGATGATAAAGAAATTAATGTTTCTAGTAATTCAAaagttttaaatttaaataataataatttaacacatttggattttttaaatgatctattaaatcatatatataaaacaaaaaatttagagtcatcaattatttattcaaatattatatcattagacatttcatttaataagttggaattaataaataatgatatactTATGTTAAATAATCTTCAAGTTTTATATCTACATTCTAATAagattgaaaatattagtgaaatacaaaaattacAAGCCTTAacaaacttaaaaaaattaacattgGAAAATAATCCCCTCGTTAATGTATTTAATAAGTTTTATAG GTCATTcataattcattatttgcCCCAAATTAAATCTTTGGACTTTCAagaaattacaaaaattgagaaaaataaagcagGGATTGGATTTAACATgcacaaatataaatttaatttggaatga